The DNA segment ctcCTCCAGCCCTACTGCCAATCCGATTCTCCCGCCGGCTCTGACGCCGCCGCCGCCAGTCACTGCTGAAGGTGCTTTtagcccatctccgacgtctccacctggctctgacgtgcttccaactcccaactccccttcgcctatcgccgctgtgcccctagctgcggcctcgtcaccggctccaactccccttgacaaaggaaaaagggttttggagattctgtcagatgatgaggactcaggaggcgtggcacccttcaagaggagaaaatccgcgcgggttcctcttttggtagagacgccgccgcagggagggaacccctttatggacaaccctccaagcgcaacctcactccctcctatgattctccaagaggaaaggggcgaaggtgctgaatctgcgccgcctctgccgccgccagaaaccactgcttccccggctcccgatgctgccgcccccgacttcattgcaattccccctccaatcatgcatctgatgaggggtttcagtggcgggactatgccggaaggtaccgacaggagggaaggtatgcctttctatctgggggccttcttggcggtggctcttgaatggcgctcccaggccagaaacgctgtcttgcaaacccaaaccctccaggccttggaaacgaaagcaaccaccctggaggaggagatgaaggccctgggacgccagaacgaggctTATTGTTCCTCTCTGAAACAAGCACAAGAGTCCAGGGCAAAGGCTGAGAGGAAATTGGCAGAggccttggagctccaggctgacttctacgctcgtgaagtcgctctccaagtacaggtagcgggtcttcaggaattggtcaaagcagACGCGGAAAcccaaaaggacctgaaggaccgctGCTATGAACAAACTGCCAAGGTGGAACGGATAGAGGAGGAAATGGCTacgcaggccaaagctat comes from the Phaseolus vulgaris cultivar G19833 chromosome 8, P. vulgaris v2.0, whole genome shotgun sequence genome and includes:
- the LOC137825097 gene encoding uncharacterized protein, producing the protein MKALGRQNEAYCSSLKQAQESRAKAERKLAEALELQADFYAREVALQVQVAGLQELVKADAETQKDLKDRCYEQTAKVERIEEEMATQAKAMDLLRVDYDELQVEVSRLRVEKEALEKQVASGDAAIEELEKEKNSLIQEMAGSKISQEKRSRLTRALRAGKGASPSSSDDSDER